A genome region from Leifsonia sp. Root112D2 includes the following:
- a CDS encoding MIP/aquaporin family protein, translating into MLVLLGTGVVANVALAKNKGFNGGFLMVNIGWGLAVFCGVIVAYNSGAHLNPAVTLGLVASGAKEFGSGVPVNFISIVVYIAAELIGAIIGAVFCWLAYKQHFDEEPDPANKLGVFSTGPAIRSYAWNFITEVIGTFVLVFVVIGFGGGRQGDGGLAALGALPVALLVIVIGTSLGGPTGYAINPARDLGPRIAHAFLPIKGKGSSDWAYSWVPVAGPIVGGVLAGWASLILLPVIKVATGA; encoded by the coding sequence ATGCTGGTTCTGCTCGGAACCGGAGTCGTGGCCAACGTCGCCCTTGCCAAGAACAAGGGCTTCAATGGCGGATTCCTGATGGTGAACATCGGCTGGGGCCTCGCGGTCTTCTGCGGTGTGATCGTCGCGTATAACTCGGGTGCACATCTGAACCCGGCCGTGACGCTCGGTCTCGTTGCCAGTGGTGCAAAGGAGTTCGGCTCCGGCGTTCCCGTCAACTTCATCTCGATCGTCGTGTACATCGCGGCCGAGCTGATCGGGGCCATCATCGGCGCGGTCTTCTGCTGGCTGGCGTACAAGCAGCACTTCGATGAGGAGCCTGACCCGGCCAACAAGCTGGGCGTCTTCTCGACCGGGCCGGCGATCCGCAGCTACGCGTGGAACTTCATCACCGAGGTCATCGGTACCTTTGTTCTCGTTTTCGTGGTGATCGGGTTCGGCGGCGGACGTCAGGGAGACGGGGGTCTCGCGGCGCTCGGTGCGCTTCCTGTTGCCCTGCTCGTTATCGTTATCGGCACATCACTCGGTGGTCCGACGGGGTACGCCATCAACCCCGCTCGTGACCTCGGGCCACGCATCGCTCACGCTTTCCTGCCCATCAAGGGCAAGGGCTCAAGCGACTGGGCATATTCATGGGTTCCCGTGGCCGGACCCATCGTGGGCGGGGTTCTCGCGGGATGGGCATCGCTTATTCTGCTCCCCGTCATCAAAGTCGCCACCGGCGCGTAG
- a CDS encoding AMP-binding protein, with amino-acid sequence MKGHYSDVWQAVAASLPDRPAIVTRDETISYRRFAKEAGAFARHLQQSGVRPGDAVAILLYNRPEYLVALFACLATGIAPVPINYRYRAGEVAELLCDSDAAVLLFPTSLSEVATAAVEQAQTHPALVQVDDGGVPLAAATNYADIIAGGGVLPQTPPEGGELRLYTGGTTGRPKAVVWGAEDILDVQMYSIYGSAGLAYPETMADAVRIAADPETPRTATLPLAPFMHGTALFTSLNTLVLGGTVIIHASPRLDADEAVRLAIDERATRVIVAGDAVALPIAEAAERAGIDRLGIVNSIISSGMRFSDTTKARLHALGDIAIMDLLASTEGGPFAVNVTTSVADLPGRLHLLPGAVVLDENEQEVQGTVGASGILGFRGTLPKGYYGDEEKTRATFPEIGGVRHVVPGDWARVLDDGCVELLGRGSSVVNTGGEKVYPMEVEEALLSHPAVADAVVFGMPEPRYGELVTAVVVAAEGQRVVESELRAHLDALLAGYKKPKHILVRPSLDRSPHGKVDMTRLKNDVADELAAGASG; translated from the coding sequence ATGAAGGGTCACTACAGCGACGTGTGGCAGGCGGTCGCTGCATCGCTCCCGGATCGGCCGGCAATAGTCACCCGCGACGAGACCATCAGCTACCGCCGCTTTGCGAAGGAGGCCGGCGCGTTCGCCCGGCACCTGCAGCAATCGGGCGTGCGCCCCGGTGACGCCGTGGCGATCCTGCTGTACAACCGCCCCGAGTACCTCGTCGCCCTCTTCGCGTGTCTGGCCACCGGCATCGCGCCCGTGCCCATCAACTACCGCTACCGTGCGGGCGAGGTTGCCGAGCTGCTGTGCGATTCGGATGCCGCGGTGCTGCTGTTCCCGACGTCGCTGAGCGAGGTGGCCACCGCGGCTGTGGAACAGGCGCAGACGCATCCGGCCCTCGTTCAGGTTGACGACGGGGGAGTGCCGCTTGCGGCGGCTACGAACTACGCCGACATCATCGCCGGCGGCGGGGTGCTGCCGCAGACCCCGCCGGAAGGAGGGGAGCTGCGCCTGTATACCGGCGGCACCACCGGGCGGCCCAAGGCGGTCGTGTGGGGTGCCGAAGACATTCTCGACGTGCAGATGTATTCGATCTACGGTTCGGCCGGGCTGGCGTATCCCGAGACGATGGCCGACGCCGTGCGTATCGCCGCCGACCCCGAGACGCCGCGTACCGCGACGCTGCCGCTGGCTCCCTTCATGCACGGCACGGCGCTGTTCACCTCACTGAACACCCTGGTGCTCGGCGGAACCGTGATTATTCACGCCTCGCCCCGTCTCGACGCCGACGAAGCGGTGCGCCTCGCCATCGACGAACGCGCGACGCGGGTGATAGTGGCGGGCGACGCGGTTGCGCTGCCGATCGCGGAGGCTGCCGAGCGAGCCGGAATCGACCGGCTCGGCATCGTGAACTCGATCATCAGTTCCGGCATGCGCTTCAGCGACACCACGAAGGCGCGGCTGCACGCCCTCGGCGACATCGCGATCATGGATCTTCTGGCGTCGACCGAGGGCGGCCCTTTCGCGGTCAACGTGACCACGAGCGTCGCCGATCTGCCCGGTCGTCTGCACCTGCTGCCCGGGGCGGTCGTGCTCGATGAGAACGAGCAGGAGGTGCAGGGCACCGTGGGCGCCAGCGGAATTCTCGGCTTTCGCGGGACGCTGCCGAAGGGCTACTACGGCGACGAAGAGAAGACTCGTGCGACATTCCCCGAGATCGGCGGGGTTCGTCACGTCGTGCCAGGAGACTGGGCGCGCGTTCTCGATGACGGATGCGTCGAGCTGCTCGGGCGCGGAAGCTCCGTCGTCAACACCGGCGGCGAGAAGGTCTACCCGATGGAGGTCGAGGAGGCCCTGCTCTCGCACCCCGCTGTGGCGGACGCCGTCGTGTTTGGCATGCCGGAGCCCCGATACGGCGAGCTCGTCACGGCTGTGGTGGTTGCTGCAGAAGGGCAGAGGGTGGTCGAGTCCGAGTTGCGCGCGCACCTCGACGCCCTGCTGGCCGGCTACAAGAAGCCGAAGCACATTCTGGTGCGCCCCTCGCTCGATCGCAGCCCGCATGGCAAGGTCGACATGACGCGACTGAAGAACGATGTCGCCGACGAGTTGGCGGCCGGGGCCTCCGGATAG
- the glpK gene encoding glycerol kinase GlpK yields MNDYVIAIDQGTTSSRAIIFDKSGSIVSSGQLEHEQIFPKAGWVEHNPKEIWNNTREVIGQALSKANLTRHDIAAIGITNQRETAVVWDKNTGEPVYNAIVWQDTRTQSIVDKLAADGGVERFKSIVGLPLATYFAGTKIMWILENVEGAREKADAGDLLFGTTDTWVLWNLTGGVNGGVHATDVTNASRTLFMDLETLSWREDILEVFGVPASMLPEIRSSSEVYGVAEDNSLLREVPIAGILGDQQAATFGQAAFDQGEAKNTYGTGNFLIFNTGEEIIHSKNGLLTTLGYKLGDAKPHYALEGSIAVTGSLVQWLRDNLGLIKSAEEIEALAASVDDNGGAYFVPAFSGLFAPYWRSDARGALVGLTRYVNKGHIARAVLEATAFQTREVLDAVNADSGVPLTELKVDGGMIANNLLMQFQADILGVPVVRPVVAETTALGAAYAAGLAVGFWSDLDDLRKNWQEDSRWTPSMDDAESERLLRNWKKAVTKTFDWVDDDVQ; encoded by the coding sequence ATGAATGATTACGTCATCGCCATCGATCAGGGTACGACCTCGAGCCGTGCCATCATTTTCGACAAGTCGGGATCCATCGTCTCCAGCGGTCAGCTTGAGCACGAGCAGATCTTCCCGAAGGCCGGCTGGGTCGAACACAACCCGAAGGAGATCTGGAACAACACCCGTGAGGTGATAGGCCAGGCGCTCTCCAAGGCCAACCTGACCCGTCACGACATCGCCGCGATAGGCATCACGAACCAGCGCGAGACTGCCGTGGTCTGGGACAAGAACACGGGCGAGCCGGTGTACAACGCCATCGTCTGGCAGGACACTCGCACGCAGAGCATCGTCGACAAGCTCGCGGCTGACGGCGGTGTCGAGCGATTCAAGTCGATCGTCGGCCTGCCGCTGGCCACCTATTTCGCCGGAACCAAGATCATGTGGATCCTCGAGAATGTGGAGGGTGCACGCGAGAAGGCGGATGCCGGAGACCTGCTCTTCGGCACCACAGACACCTGGGTGCTGTGGAACCTGACCGGCGGGGTCAATGGCGGCGTGCACGCCACCGACGTCACCAACGCCAGCCGCACGCTGTTCATGGACCTGGAGACGCTGTCGTGGCGTGAGGACATTCTCGAGGTCTTCGGTGTTCCCGCCTCAATGCTGCCCGAGATTCGCAGTTCGTCCGAGGTCTACGGCGTCGCCGAAGACAACAGCCTGCTGCGCGAGGTGCCGATCGCCGGCATCCTCGGCGACCAGCAGGCCGCCACCTTCGGCCAGGCGGCGTTCGACCAGGGGGAGGCGAAGAACACCTACGGCACAGGTAACTTCCTCATCTTCAACACGGGCGAGGAGATCATCCACTCGAAGAACGGTCTGCTGACCACGCTCGGCTACAAGCTGGGCGACGCCAAGCCGCACTATGCGCTGGAAGGCTCGATCGCCGTCACGGGTTCACTCGTGCAGTGGTTGCGTGACAACCTGGGGCTCATCAAGTCGGCCGAGGAGATCGAGGCGCTCGCGGCATCCGTCGACGACAACGGCGGGGCGTACTTCGTCCCGGCGTTCTCGGGACTGTTCGCGCCGTACTGGCGCTCGGATGCCCGCGGTGCGCTGGTGGGTCTCACCCGCTACGTGAACAAGGGCCACATCGCCCGCGCCGTGCTCGAGGCGACGGCATTCCAGACCCGCGAGGTGCTGGATGCCGTCAACGCCGACTCGGGCGTGCCGCTCACGGAGCTGAAGGTGGACGGCGGCATGATCGCCAACAACCTGCTCATGCAGTTCCAGGCGGACATCCTCGGCGTGCCGGTGGTTCGCCCGGTGGTCGCGGAGACCACGGCGCTCGGTGCCGCTTACGCTGCCGGCCTCGCGGTCGGCTTCTGGAGCGACCTCGACGACCTGCGCAAGAACTGGCAGGAAGACAGCCGCTGGACGCCGTCGATGGACGACGCCGAGAGTGAGCGCCTGCTGCGCAACTGGAAGAAGGCCGTCACGAAGACCTTCGACTGGGTCGACGACGACGTGCAGTAA
- a CDS encoding exodeoxyribonuclease III codes for MPSSKPLRVATVNTNGIRAAYRNGMADWLDNRDVDILAIQEVRAATEDVERLLGPEWSILHDAATAKGRAGVALASRNAASIHRVTLGDDDFDSAGRWLEADFEVDGTVITVVSTYVNSGEADTPKQVEKYKFLDAMVKRLPELVEHNPLTLIVGDLNVGHRKLDIKNWRGNVKRAGFLPEERAYFDRFFGAEDDPQYNAGAGMGWIDIGRKWAGEVEGPYTWWSQRGQAFDNDTGWRLDYHMATPALAQKVTSYAIDRAASYAERWSDHAPVVVEYSI; via the coding sequence ATGCCTTCGTCGAAACCGCTCCGCGTCGCCACCGTCAACACCAATGGCATTCGCGCCGCCTACCGTAACGGCATGGCCGATTGGCTCGACAACCGCGACGTCGACATCCTCGCCATTCAGGAGGTGCGCGCGGCCACGGAAGACGTGGAGCGCCTGCTCGGACCGGAGTGGAGCATCCTGCATGACGCGGCGACGGCCAAGGGTCGCGCCGGGGTCGCGCTCGCGAGCCGCAACGCGGCATCCATTCATCGCGTCACGCTCGGAGACGACGACTTCGACAGCGCGGGGCGCTGGCTCGAGGCCGACTTCGAGGTCGACGGCACCGTCATCACGGTGGTCAGCACCTATGTGAACTCGGGCGAGGCCGACACCCCGAAACAGGTGGAGAAGTACAAGTTTCTCGATGCCATGGTGAAGCGCCTGCCCGAGCTTGTCGAGCACAACCCACTCACGCTCATCGTGGGCGACCTTAATGTGGGGCACCGCAAGCTCGACATCAAGAACTGGCGCGGCAACGTGAAACGAGCCGGATTCCTGCCCGAGGAACGCGCATACTTCGACCGCTTCTTCGGTGCAGAAGACGACCCCCAGTACAACGCCGGAGCAGGGATGGGCTGGATCGATATCGGCCGCAAGTGGGCCGGCGAGGTAGAGGGGCCGTACACCTGGTGGTCGCAGCGCGGCCAGGCCTTCGACAATGACACCGGATGGCGCCTCGACTACCACATGGCCACTCCCGCGCTGGCACAGAAGGTCACGAGCTATGCCATCGATCGGGCGGCATCGTACGCAGAGCGATGGTCGGACCACGCTCCCGTCGTTGTCGAATACTCCATCTAA
- a CDS encoding MaoC family dehydratase yields the protein MPEAVALSTAVEDLATLQGAQFGPSSWREISQDDVDLFARVTGDGNPIHVDADFAAATPFGTRIAHGLLTLSLVVPLMAEVFEVTEVGMGINYGLNKVRFPAPVPVGSRIRVHGEVASVTEVTGGWQLEVAVTFEIEGGVKPACVAEFVLRYYR from the coding sequence ATGCCCGAGGCCGTCGCGCTCTCGACCGCAGTCGAGGATCTCGCCACACTGCAGGGGGCTCAATTCGGCCCCTCATCGTGGCGCGAGATTAGCCAGGACGACGTTGACCTGTTCGCCCGTGTGACCGGCGACGGCAACCCGATTCACGTCGATGCGGACTTCGCGGCGGCCACCCCGTTCGGAACACGGATAGCCCATGGACTGCTGACGCTGAGCCTTGTGGTTCCGCTCATGGCGGAGGTCTTCGAGGTCACCGAGGTGGGGATGGGCATCAACTACGGCCTCAACAAGGTGCGCTTTCCGGCGCCTGTGCCGGTGGGATCGCGCATCCGTGTGCACGGCGAGGTCGCGAGTGTCACCGAGGTGACCGGAGGGTGGCAGCTCGAGGTCGCCGTCACGTTCGAAATCGAGGGTGGCGTCAAGCCTGCGTGCGTCGCCGAGTTCGTTCTGAGGTACTACCGATGA
- a CDS encoding YihY/virulence factor BrkB family protein, translating into MSRGKNEQVRAAASTDEQSPIKRVGALVAWVQGLRPVRVLTHLSDRDGNLLAAGMSYLSVFAVFAAIWVFFSVAGLLLKSNPQLTDSLIGTINQAVPGLIGAGGAIDPTLLLNGTTLSWTGAIALAGLLWTAIGWMASIRQAVRAIFDLTRDNRGFIVQKSMDLALALGFGVLLILASVLTMAAGTALDFVFSLVGFGGHSFVSDATARLVGFALAVALNAVVLGSMYRVLSRVRIPVRNLAVGSLLGAVALVVMSGLSGLLLGGAGKNPLLASFVVFIGLMIWFNLVCQVILLAASWIAVGMADRGISPRAPEEAQAYRQSQQREARIIVAEANIADARQALARARWPRTGAARRRLREAIEARAALDAPAHEATDSHVGAAH; encoded by the coding sequence GTGAGCAGGGGGAAGAACGAGCAAGTGAGGGCTGCGGCATCCACCGATGAGCAGAGCCCGATCAAGCGGGTGGGCGCGTTGGTGGCCTGGGTGCAGGGCCTGCGACCGGTGCGCGTTCTCACGCATCTCTCCGACCGTGACGGCAATCTGCTCGCCGCCGGAATGTCGTATCTCTCGGTCTTCGCTGTGTTCGCCGCGATCTGGGTGTTCTTCTCCGTCGCCGGGCTGCTGCTGAAATCGAATCCGCAGCTTACCGATTCGCTGATCGGCACCATCAACCAGGCGGTTCCCGGCCTCATCGGCGCGGGCGGCGCCATCGACCCCACCCTGCTGCTGAACGGCACCACGCTCTCCTGGACTGGAGCGATAGCCCTGGCAGGGCTGCTCTGGACCGCGATCGGCTGGATGGCCTCGATTCGCCAGGCCGTGCGCGCCATCTTCGACCTGACGCGCGACAACCGCGGATTCATCGTGCAGAAATCGATGGATCTGGCCCTGGCGCTCGGTTTCGGTGTGCTGCTGATCCTCGCATCCGTTCTCACCATGGCCGCGGGTACAGCGCTCGACTTCGTGTTCTCCCTGGTGGGGTTCGGTGGCCACTCCTTCGTCTCGGATGCCACGGCGCGGCTCGTCGGGTTCGCCCTCGCGGTCGCGCTCAACGCGGTAGTTCTCGGCTCCATGTATCGCGTGCTCTCGCGCGTGCGCATTCCGGTGCGCAATCTCGCGGTCGGCTCGCTGCTTGGGGCCGTGGCCCTCGTGGTCATGAGCGGCCTCAGCGGGCTGCTGCTCGGCGGCGCGGGCAAGAACCCGTTGTTGGCTTCCTTCGTGGTCTTCATCGGCCTGATGATCTGGTTCAACCTGGTCTGCCAGGTGATCCTGCTCGCGGCATCGTGGATCGCGGTAGGCATGGCCGACCGCGGCATCTCGCCGCGAGCGCCCGAGGAGGCGCAGGCGTATCGCCAGTCGCAGCAGCGCGAGGCGCGCATCATCGTCGCCGAGGCGAACATCGCGGATGCCCGCCAGGCGCTGGCCAGGGCGCGTTGGCCTCGCACGGGCGCGGCCCGGCGACGGCTGCGGGAGGCGATCGAGGCGCGCGCAGCGCTGGATGCACCTGCGCACGAGGCGACAGATTCCCATGTCGGTGCCGCTCACTAA
- a CDS encoding MarR family winged helix-turn-helix transcriptional regulator: MEPYGSFVYVVKQLELGLRPRFFEACAAAGMTAAQYTALTVLQRRPGITSSELARRSFVRAQTMAATVDPLVEAGHVRRERDPEHGRRILLYLTESGSNAISTLNPQIDALEELLVSELSAKERAQFADYLRRCRHALGQAGHRVPTRSS, encoded by the coding sequence ATGGAGCCCTACGGCAGTTTTGTGTACGTGGTCAAGCAGCTTGAGCTGGGCCTGCGTCCGCGTTTTTTCGAGGCCTGTGCGGCCGCAGGAATGACCGCGGCGCAGTACACCGCTCTCACGGTGCTGCAGCGCCGGCCGGGAATCACCAGCTCTGAACTGGCACGCCGCTCGTTCGTGCGCGCCCAGACGATGGCCGCGACCGTCGATCCGCTCGTGGAGGCCGGACACGTGCGACGCGAGCGCGATCCGGAACACGGCAGGCGCATCCTTCTGTACCTCACCGAGAGCGGTTCGAATGCGATCTCCACGCTCAACCCGCAGATCGATGCGCTCGAAGAGCTGCTGGTCTCGGAGTTGTCAGCGAAGGAACGCGCCCAGTTCGCCGACTATCTGCGCCGCTGCCGCCATGCGCTCGGCCAGGCCGGGCATCGGGTGCCGACACGTTCCTCCTGA
- a CDS encoding GNAT family N-acetyltransferase, whose protein sequence is MVATVSLEGERVLLSAPTIDDADVDAITSCCQQHSVQRWTTVPSPYSRADALGFVSAFVPAGWEAGTTRTWAIRVGEPRTLVGMIGLDRIAGGCAEIGFWLSEQHRGLGLMTEAVRLVCDHSFSVDGLGLQRVEWRGFVGNTASASVARRAGFRFEGTQRLGAVQRGTRLDVWSAALLSTDTRNPAADWPPQTATPA, encoded by the coding sequence GTGGTCGCGACCGTTTCTCTCGAGGGCGAACGGGTGCTGCTCAGTGCGCCGACGATCGACGACGCGGACGTCGATGCCATCACGTCCTGCTGCCAACAGCATTCGGTGCAGCGCTGGACGACCGTGCCGAGCCCGTACAGCCGGGCGGATGCTCTCGGCTTCGTCTCCGCGTTCGTGCCGGCCGGCTGGGAGGCGGGCACAACTCGCACCTGGGCCATCCGGGTGGGAGAGCCTCGCACCCTGGTGGGCATGATCGGGCTTGACCGCATTGCCGGCGGGTGCGCGGAGATCGGCTTCTGGCTCTCGGAGCAGCATCGGGGTCTCGGCCTCATGACCGAGGCGGTTCGTCTCGTCTGTGACCACTCCTTCTCGGTCGACGGTCTCGGCCTGCAGCGGGTCGAATGGCGGGGGTTCGTCGGCAACACCGCCTCGGCATCCGTCGCTCGTCGTGCGGGGTTCCGCTTCGAGGGCACGCAGCGCCTGGGCGCCGTGCAGCGCGGCACCCGTCTCGACGTCTGGTCGGCGGCACTCCTTTCCACCGACACCCGCAACCCGGCCGCCGACTGGCCGCCGCAGACCGCCACCCCGGCCTGA
- the trpS gene encoding tryptophan--tRNA ligase codes for MNNPERPRLYSGMQPSAESLQAGNYIGALLQWKHLQKDHDAFFSVVDMHAITAEQDPAALRAQTRRTAAQYIAAGIDPSQSTLYVQSHVPAHAQLAWVMNTITGFGEASRMTQFKDKSQRFGAEGTTVGLFAYPMLMAADILLYDTDVVPVGDDQRQHVELTRDLAARFNTRFGETFVVPEAIILTETARIYDLQNPTSKMSKSAESHAGVLWVLDEPAVTAKKVIRAVTDADGRVAYDRENKPGVSNLLTIFSVLAERSIDSLENDYAGKGYGDFKKDLAEVVTGTFGPIRERVLELLDDPAELDRILARNADHASEVAEVTLAKVYDRIGFLPRGR; via the coding sequence ATGAACAACCCCGAGCGACCGCGCCTGTATTCAGGCATGCAGCCCTCCGCCGAATCTCTTCAGGCGGGCAACTACATCGGCGCGCTGCTGCAGTGGAAACACCTGCAGAAAGACCACGACGCCTTCTTCTCGGTCGTGGACATGCATGCCATCACCGCCGAGCAGGACCCGGCGGCCCTGCGAGCACAGACGCGCCGCACCGCCGCGCAGTACATTGCCGCGGGCATCGACCCCTCGCAGTCGACGCTGTATGTGCAGTCGCACGTGCCCGCGCACGCGCAGCTGGCCTGGGTGATGAACACCATCACGGGCTTCGGCGAGGCCAGCCGCATGACGCAGTTCAAAGACAAGTCGCAGCGCTTCGGCGCCGAGGGCACCACGGTAGGCCTGTTCGCGTACCCGATGCTCATGGCCGCCGACATTCTGCTCTACGACACCGATGTGGTGCCGGTCGGCGACGACCAGCGCCAGCATGTCGAGCTCACCCGCGACCTCGCCGCCCGGTTCAACACACGCTTCGGTGAGACATTCGTGGTGCCCGAGGCGATCATCCTCACAGAGACCGCGCGCATCTACGACCTGCAGAACCCCACGTCCAAGATGTCGAAGTCGGCCGAGTCGCACGCCGGCGTGCTGTGGGTGCTCGACGAACCAGCGGTAACGGCTAAAAAGGTCATCCGCGCGGTGACGGATGCCGACGGCCGGGTCGCGTACGACCGGGAGAACAAGCCGGGCGTCTCCAATCTGCTCACGATCTTCTCGGTACTCGCCGAGCGCTCGATCGACTCGCTCGAGAACGACTACGCGGGTAAGGGCTACGGCGACTTCAAGAAAGATCTCGCCGAGGTCGTCACCGGCACGTTCGGCCCGATCCGCGAGCGGGTGCTCGAGTTGCTCGACGACCCGGCCGAGCTCGACCGCATCCTGGCGCGCAACGCCGACCACGCCAGCGAGGTCGCCGAGGTCACCCTCGCCAAGGTCTACGACCGCATCGGCTTCCTGCCGCGGGGCCGCTGA
- a CDS encoding SDR family oxidoreductase, giving the protein MSAEAQAGAPADVRLDGRVAIVTGSGRSLGRAYALALAAAGAAVVVNDVDPATAADTVASITEAGGRAVAVVAPVGPASTADKLVEAAMTQFGRLDILVANAGVLRDRVLWKMGDDDFDAVVDTHLRGTFTCGRAAAIAMREQGEGGRIIVIGSPAGQFGSFGQTNYAAVKAGLVAMARTWSLELARAGITANAVIPTALSPMTATIPAYTQVYEDYVAGGEIPTEFRRDHALGTPDDVAPLIVWLASERAADVTGQAIGIGGDRVTLYSHPSALRTVDHDGGWSAEGIDAAWHSELAELAQPSGPTKRH; this is encoded by the coding sequence ATGAGCGCCGAGGCCCAGGCCGGTGCGCCTGCGGATGTTCGCCTCGATGGACGCGTTGCGATAGTCACAGGAAGCGGTCGTAGCCTCGGCCGCGCCTATGCGCTGGCTCTCGCCGCGGCAGGGGCCGCGGTCGTCGTGAACGATGTCGATCCGGCCACCGCGGCCGACACCGTGGCATCCATCACCGAAGCGGGCGGCCGCGCCGTGGCGGTGGTGGCTCCGGTAGGCCCGGCATCCACCGCCGACAAGCTCGTCGAGGCCGCGATGACCCAGTTCGGTCGGCTCGACATTCTGGTCGCGAACGCCGGTGTGCTGCGTGATCGCGTGTTGTGGAAGATGGGCGATGATGATTTCGACGCCGTCGTTGACACGCATCTGCGCGGCACGTTCACGTGCGGACGCGCGGCGGCCATAGCGATGCGTGAGCAGGGCGAAGGCGGACGCATCATCGTCATCGGCTCTCCCGCCGGCCAGTTCGGCAGCTTCGGCCAGACGAACTACGCCGCCGTGAAGGCGGGCCTCGTTGCGATGGCGCGCACCTGGTCGCTCGAGCTCGCACGGGCCGGCATCACCGCCAACGCGGTCATTCCCACGGCGCTCTCACCGATGACCGCGACGATCCCCGCATACACGCAGGTGTACGAGGATTACGTGGCGGGCGGCGAGATTCCCACCGAGTTCCGCCGCGATCATGCGCTGGGCACTCCCGACGATGTGGCGCCTCTCATCGTCTGGCTCGCCTCCGAGCGCGCCGCCGATGTGACGGGGCAGGCGATCGGAATCGGCGGGGACCGCGTGACGCTGTATTCGCACCCGAGCGCGCTGCGCACCGTGGATCACGACGGTGGCTGGAGCGCAGAAGGAATCGATGCGGCGTGGCACAGCGAACTCGCCGAGCTCGCGCAGCCCTCCGGTCCGACCAAGCGGCACTGA